The Aquipuribacter nitratireducens genome has a segment encoding these proteins:
- a CDS encoding RibD family protein, whose product MGPVDATAAWAWLRSPAARAGGARPAPADAEAADLLALYGPVATAPGRFALAQLGQSLDGCIATRTGDAVHVTGEADREHLHRLRALVDAVLVGVGTVVSDDPRLTVRSVVGRDPHRVVLDPAARAPLTARVLSDGAPVTWCVAEAHEAAARRAVTGDGPVRVLAVPCDERRGVDPHDVLDRLADRGLVRVLVEGGGRTVSRFLRAGALDRLHLSVAPVLLGADGTTGLGVPGPALARDALRPPSRTFRLGDDVCFDLDLAAALRTGAPVGQRER is encoded by the coding sequence GTGGGGCCCGTCGACGCGACCGCCGCCTGGGCGTGGCTGCGGTCCCCGGCCGCCCGGGCCGGTGGTGCCCGTCCGGCGCCCGCGGACGCCGAGGCCGCGGACCTGCTCGCCCTCTACGGTCCGGTCGCGACGGCCCCCGGGCGCTTCGCGCTCGCGCAGCTCGGGCAGAGCCTCGACGGGTGCATCGCCACCCGCACCGGTGACGCCGTCCACGTCACGGGCGAGGCCGACCGCGAGCACCTGCACCGGCTCCGTGCCCTCGTCGACGCCGTCCTCGTGGGGGTGGGCACGGTCGTGTCCGACGACCCCCGCCTCACCGTGCGCAGCGTCGTGGGCCGGGACCCGCACCGTGTCGTGCTCGACCCCGCCGCGCGTGCGCCGCTGACGGCCCGGGTGCTGTCCGACGGCGCCCCGGTGACGTGGTGCGTGGCGGAGGCGCACGAGGCGGCGGCGCGCCGCGCGGTGACCGGGGACGGGCCGGTCCGCGTGCTCGCGGTCCCGTGCGACGAGCGGCGCGGGGTCGACCCGCACGACGTCCTCGACCGGCTCGCGGACCGAGGTCTCGTCCGGGTCCTCGTCGAGGGTGGCGGCCGGACCGTGTCGCGGTTCCTGCGGGCGGGGGCCCTCGACCGGCTCCACCTCAGCGTGGCGCCGGTCCTCCTCGGCGCGGACGGCACGACCGGCCTCGGGGTCCCCGGACCGGCCCTCGCGCGGGACGCCCTGCGCCCACCGTCACGGACGTTCCGGCTGGGCGACGACGTGTGCTTCGACCTCGACCTCGCCGCGGCCCTCCGGACGGGTGCTCCGGTGGGGCAGCGCGAGCGGTAG
- a CDS encoding methyltransferase domain-containing protein has protein sequence MVPVDLPLALPGDVAAATAHGSTAGGVLRCAYHAAGVCGSCTWLGRPYDEQLARLDADCREVLAAALGTRAHGIEWSPPVASPPAAFRAKAKMVVGGTVAAPTLGILDRTGNGTDLRACALLTPGLQAAMPVLADLVTQARLTPYDVPARRGELKHLIVVEAPDGGLMVRAVLRSTEGLPRLRARLGWLRERLPRLVVLSANLQPVHAAVLEGPEEVVLSEEATLPVAVGDVTLHLRPQGFVQTNLAVAGTLYRQARAWAERALPAAAGGRVWDLYCGAGGFALHLAGGRRHVVGVEVAAESVAAAERSRDELGAPADGPGGVRFVAADATRWAQEQPAAAPDLVVVNPPRRGLGPDLAGRLEAADGARYVLYSSCDVTSLARDLAAMPSWRPVAAQVLDMFPQTRHAEVLVLLSR, from the coding sequence ATGGTGCCCGTCGACCTCCCCCTCGCGCTGCCCGGCGACGTCGCCGCAGCCACGGCGCACGGCAGCACAGCCGGCGGCGTCCTGCGCTGCGCCTACCACGCGGCCGGGGTGTGCGGGTCGTGCACGTGGCTCGGCCGGCCCTACGACGAGCAGCTCGCCCGGCTCGACGCCGACTGCCGCGAGGTGCTCGCCGCGGCGCTCGGCACCCGGGCGCACGGCATCGAGTGGTCGCCGCCCGTCGCGAGCCCACCGGCCGCGTTCCGCGCCAAGGCGAAGATGGTCGTCGGCGGCACCGTCGCGGCCCCGACCCTCGGCATCCTCGACCGGACCGGGAACGGCACGGACCTGCGGGCGTGCGCGCTACTCACCCCCGGCCTGCAGGCGGCCATGCCCGTCCTCGCCGACCTCGTGACGCAGGCGCGGCTGACGCCGTACGACGTGCCGGCGCGCCGGGGCGAGCTCAAGCACCTCATCGTCGTCGAGGCCCCCGACGGCGGGCTCATGGTCCGGGCGGTCCTCCGCTCGACCGAGGGGCTGCCGCGGCTGCGCGCACGCCTCGGCTGGCTGCGGGAGCGGCTGCCCCGCCTCGTCGTGCTGTCGGCCAACCTCCAGCCGGTGCACGCCGCGGTCCTCGAGGGGCCGGAGGAGGTCGTCCTCAGCGAGGAGGCGACGCTGCCCGTGGCCGTCGGCGACGTCACGCTCCACCTGCGCCCCCAGGGTTTCGTCCAGACCAACCTCGCCGTCGCGGGCACGCTGTACCGGCAGGCGCGGGCGTGGGCGGAGCGCGCGCTGCCGGCCGCGGCAGGCGGCAGGGTCTGGGACCTGTACTGCGGCGCCGGCGGCTTCGCCCTCCACCTCGCCGGGGGACGGCGCCACGTCGTCGGCGTCGAGGTGGCCGCCGAGTCGGTGGCGGCCGCGGAGCGCTCCCGCGACGAGCTGGGCGCGCCGGCCGACGGTCCGGGCGGCGTGCGGTTCGTCGCCGCGGACGCGACGCGGTGGGCGCAGGAGCAGCCGGCGGCGGCGCCGGACCTCGTGGTCGTCAACCCGCCGAGGCGGGGCCTCGGCCCCGACCTCGCGGGCCGGCTCGAGGCGGCGGACGGCGCCCGGTACGTCCTCTACTCCAGCTGTGACGTCACGT